From Panicum hallii strain FIL2 chromosome 2, PHallii_v3.1, whole genome shotgun sequence, a single genomic window includes:
- the LOC112881693 gene encoding uncharacterized protein LOC112881693, which translates to MKPRPPAGASSASAVTARLRPHLARITSFLIVFAVGYSVGLLSSSTRPSLRPSQTTIVRPHAAHLTDASTTVPAPNATAAGVAAAATTASYPRSPPHDLFRFREECGEPVPSDAVVPTLLEKLFDGESPYAGFPTPQTAALLHPAKARPRGWGSTGAVFAELIEAVRPEVIVELGAFLGASALHMAAVSRNLSLSPAILCIDDFRGWPAFRERFRRDVPPPRHGDALLLPQFMANVAAAGADAAARVLPLPFSTASALSALCGWGVYADLIEVDAGHDFHSAWADINLAWAVLRPGGVMFGHDYFTSADDRGVRRAVTLFAKVKGLTIRPHGQHWVLSPKPRGHGNAR; encoded by the coding sequence ATGAAGCCACGCCCGCCGGCGGGGGCGTCGTCCGCTTCCGCCGTGACCGCCAGGCTCCGGCCGCACCTCGCGCGGATCACCTCCTTCCTGATCGTCTTCGCCGTCGGCTACTCCGTTGGCCTCCTGTCCTCGTCCACCCGGCCGTCGCTGAGGCCGTCCCAGACGACGATCGTGCGGCCGCACGCCGCTCACCTCACCGACGCCTCCACCACCGTCCCGGCGCCGAACGCCACGGCcgcgggggtggcggcggcggcgacgacggcgagctacccgcggtcgccgccgcacgACCTGTTCCGGTTCAGGGAGGAGTGCGGGGAGCCGGTGCCGAGCGACGCCGTCGTGCCGACGCTGCTCGAGAAGCTGTTCGACGGCGAGAGCCCCTACGCGGGCTTCCCCACGCCGCAGACCGCGGCGCTGCTGCACCCGGCGAAGGCGCGCCCGCGCGGGTGGGGCTCGACGGGAGCCGTGTTCGCGGAACTCATCGAGGCGGTGCGCCCGGAGGTGATCGTGGAGCTGGGCGCCTTCCTGGGCGCGTCGGCGCTGCACATGGCGGCCGTGTCCCGGAACCTCTCGCTGTCCCCGGCCATCCTCTGCATCGACGACTTCCGCGGGTGGCCGGCGTTCCGCGAGCGGTTCCGGCGCGAcgtcccgccgccgcggcacggggacgcgctgctgctgccgcagTTCATGGCGAACGTGGCCGCGGCGGGCGCCGACGCCGCGGCGCGCGTGCTGCCGCTGCCCTTCTCCACGGCGTCCGCGCTGTCCGCGCTGTGCGGGTGGGGCGTGTACGCGGACCTCATCGAGGTGGACGCCGGGCACGACTTCCACTCGGCGTGGGCGGACATCAACCTGGCCTGGGCCGTGCTCCGGCCCGGCGGCGTCATGTTCGGCCACGACTACTTCACCTCCGCCGACGACCGCGGCGTGCGCCGCGCGGTGACGCTCTTCGCCAAGGTCAAAGGGCTCACCATCCGCCCCCACGGCCAGCACTGGGTGCTCTCCCCGAAGCCGCGCGGCCACGGCAACGCCCGGTGA
- the LOC112881694 gene encoding cytochrome c oxidase assembly factor 5, with the protein MAKSCKGLAMELVKCLSETDCVKVQKRPYKECAGEKVPNITSECVGLRETYFNCKRGQVDMRARIRGNKGY; encoded by the exons ATGGCGAAGTCGTGCAAGGGGTTGGCCATGGAGCTCGTCAAGTGCCTCAGCGAGACTGATTGCGTCAAG GTGCAGAAGAGGCCGTACAAGGAGTGCGCCGGGGAGAAGGTGCCCAACATCACAAGTGAGTGCGTCGGACTGCGGGAGACCTACTTCAACTGCAAGAGGGGACAG GTTGACATGCGAGCCCGGATACGTGGGAACAAGGGATACTAG